In a single window of the Leptolyngbya ohadii IS1 genome:
- a CDS encoding helix-turn-helix domain-containing protein: MTLERGDCSNQLSTREFQFLEYLMRHPRQVLSRDQIEQALWEWGSEPESNAVTSLVRRVRQRLQTVGVAYWLETVYGMGYCLNPDVQS; encoded by the coding sequence ATGACGCTGGAACGAGGAGATTGCAGCAATCAGCTTTCGACCCGCGAGTTTCAGTTTTTAGAATATCTGATGCGCCATCCGCGTCAGGTGCTGTCCCGCGATCAGATCGAGCAGGCTTTGTGGGAATGGGGCAGCGAACCCGAAAGCAATGCCGTCACTTCTCTGGTGCGTCGGGTACGGCAGCGGTTGCAAACGGTGGGTGTTGCCTACTGGCTCGAAACGGTGTACGGCATGGGATACTGCCTTAATCCCGATGTTCAATCGTAG
- a CDS encoding sensor histidine kinase has translation MFNRSRRNFAHWFTLSMGSILILFAGMVYYQWAVVRLEESDRLLYRKARIMAANVYYDPRQGEESIDLDNVPILGNYSLPLGNEITYARWYSTGGQLRQFYGTPVPAKLQTTAAFETIQTAPQWLRQITLPVQQGGQTIGYLQVAVPLTDAQAALREVLLVFVLAVPLTLGAIALVGWYLGGRAMHPIRESYLQLQRFTSDASHELRAPVAAILSNAQVGLMSPIDQGQPKHKRLENIAETAKRMNTLVNNLLFLARQAGRIDPVSIQPIDLNTLLKEMIDFPSIQAMAQHLTLHLELPEEKVIVNGNADLLRQAVVNLIANACKYTSANGKVWLRLIDRDYDVLIQVEDTGVGIPQSDLPHIFDRFYRVNQERTRETGGSGLGLAIAKQIVEAHGGRLAVTSQVGQGSLFQMELLPS, from the coding sequence ATGTTCAATCGTAGCCGCCGAAACTTCGCCCACTGGTTTACGCTGTCGATGGGCAGCATTCTGATTCTGTTTGCCGGAATGGTCTACTATCAGTGGGCAGTGGTACGACTGGAGGAGAGCGATCGCCTCTTGTATCGAAAAGCCCGCATCATGGCAGCGAATGTATACTACGATCCGCGCCAGGGTGAGGAGTCGATCGATTTAGACAATGTGCCGATTTTGGGTAACTACTCGCTGCCGCTGGGCAATGAGATTACCTATGCTCGCTGGTATTCTACTGGGGGTCAGTTGCGTCAGTTTTACGGCACACCAGTTCCAGCAAAGCTACAGACTACCGCCGCCTTTGAGACGATTCAAACCGCTCCCCAATGGCTGCGGCAAATTACCCTACCCGTTCAACAGGGGGGACAGACGATCGGCTATCTCCAGGTTGCTGTTCCTCTCACCGATGCTCAAGCTGCACTGAGGGAAGTCCTACTCGTCTTTGTTCTTGCCGTACCCCTCACCCTGGGAGCGATCGCCCTGGTGGGATGGTATCTGGGTGGGCGAGCCATGCACCCGATTCGGGAATCCTACCTGCAACTCCAGCGGTTTACCTCCGATGCTTCCCATGAGCTACGTGCGCCTGTCGCAGCGATTCTCAGTAACGCCCAGGTGGGCTTGATGAGTCCCATCGATCAGGGACAGCCCAAACATAAGCGGCTAGAGAACATTGCGGAAACGGCAAAGCGAATGAATACACTGGTGAACAATTTGCTATTTCTAGCACGACAGGCAGGACGAATTGATCCCGTTTCAATTCAGCCGATCGACTTGAATACATTGCTGAAAGAAATGATCGATTTTCCATCAATTCAGGCAATGGCTCAACACCTCACCCTGCATCTGGAACTACCTGAAGAAAAAGTGATCGTGAACGGCAATGCAGATTTGTTGCGACAAGCTGTTGTGAATTTAATTGCAAATGCGTGTAAATATACGTCTGCGAATGGAAAAGTCTGGCTGCGATTGATCGATCGCGATTACGATGTCCTTATTCAAGTCGAAGATACTGGGGTTGGTATTCCCCAATCTGATCTACCGCATATCTTCGATCGCTTCTATCGGGTGAATCAGGAGCGAACCAGGGAAACGGGGGGATCAGGGCTGGGATTAGCGATCGCTAAACAGATCGTAGAGGCACACGGTGGACGACTCGCAGTGACAAGTCAGGTCGGTCAGGGTTCTTTATTCCAGATGGAATTGCTGCCCTCTTAG
- a CDS encoding ATP-binding protein, producing MRTTGSGLGMAVVKKCLDLHQGELLLNSKVGVGTVFTIKISLPNGVGLLP from the coding sequence ATTCGTACAACCGGAAGTGGATTGGGAATGGCAGTCGTAAAAAAATGTTTAGATCTCCATCAAGGAGAACTCCTGCTAAACAGCAAGGTTGGAGTAGGCACAGTATTTACAATCAAAATATCGCTGCCAAATGGAGTTGGTTTGCTGCCGTAA
- a CDS encoding potassium channel family protein, whose product MYVVIGGAGMMGLGLAQQLLKLGHTVAIIDLDTLACRFARERIGVMAFEGSAVSTTVLLEAGIRQADAVVTALRDDALNLALITLARSYGISHIVVRMRDREFLEAYRLAQASHIISTIDLAVATMANAIEYPEVESMMHFEQGQVEVLKLPLPTDCYATGRTVAQIAQDSRFPTGSLIIGYQRHAHANLEIPNGNTVLEAGSTILVVTRPELVHPMIDFLGIEASRLPTLEVSHPTL is encoded by the coding sequence ATGTACGTTGTAATCGGGGGTGCGGGAATGATGGGATTAGGTTTGGCTCAGCAGCTTCTCAAGCTGGGTCATACCGTTGCCATCATTGATCTCGATACGCTTGCCTGTCGCTTTGCGCGGGAGAGGATTGGCGTGATGGCGTTTGAGGGCAGTGCGGTTAGCACAACGGTTCTGCTGGAAGCAGGCATTCGGCAGGCAGATGCGGTGGTTACTGCCCTGAGAGACGATGCACTGAATTTGGCACTGATTACCCTCGCTCGCAGCTATGGCATTTCTCATATTGTGGTGCGGATGCGCGATCGCGAATTCCTGGAAGCTTATCGTCTAGCGCAGGCGAGCCATATCATCAGCACGATCGATTTAGCGGTCGCAACGATGGCAAACGCAATTGAGTATCCCGAAGTCGAGTCGATGATGCACTTTGAGCAGGGGCAGGTCGAAGTGCTGAAGCTACCCCTCCCCACAGATTGCTATGCCACAGGTCGCACCGTCGCCCAGATTGCCCAAGATTCCCGCTTTCCCACAGGTTCTCTTATCATTGGCTACCAGCGTCATGCCCATGCCAATCTGGAAATCCCAAATGGCAACACCGTCCTGGAAGCGGGATCAACGATTCTGGTCGTCACCCGCCCTGAACTCGTGCATCCGATGATCGATTTTCTGGGCATTGAGGCTAGTCGTCTTCCAACGTTAGAAGTTTCTCATCCAACTCTTTGA
- a CDS encoding cation:proton antiporter, giving the protein MEWILAQPPSLNDQATIEGQAAGSIPELAIILIILLMIATIVALATQRLRIPYVTGLVLAGLPITEVLSRRIGLDPALVLNLFLPILIFEAAINTDISRLRSTFKPIALLAGPGSILSSGIIAALVKYGLGLDWIPAVLIGIILANTDTVSMIAVFKEIRVPSRLSTIVEGETLFNDAAALVSFNLILVIYATGSLTVVQGIRELLLVSVGGAVVGAVLGYLSLPLFVRLDDSLSSLLLTVALALGTFQIGQFLGVSGAVSVVIAGLIFGNLGLPRSSSASDRMTLLSFWEYAGFGVNTFIFLLIGIEINPLTLWRILPSILFVILAYQIGRILSVYLLLAGLRWFDRPIPTRWQHVLVLGNIKGSLSMALAVAIPLTLTGRDLIIELVFGSVLFSLVIQGLALPWLIKRLNIGHGSQRMQEAGKLQIQLIAAKAAQDELDSLLKSGVLPKAVYEELWASYQAKVAESERTLRDFYNQYRANQTGSGRPGLDAIRRRLLLAEKGAVNDALRKRIVPEDLVQPYVKELDEKLLTLEDD; this is encoded by the coding sequence ATGGAGTGGATTTTAGCGCAACCACCTTCGTTAAACGATCAGGCGACGATCGAGGGTCAGGCAGCAGGGAGCATTCCAGAACTCGCGATTATTCTGATTATTCTGCTGATGATCGCAACGATTGTTGCTCTCGCGACCCAGCGATTGCGAATTCCTTACGTCACAGGCTTGGTTCTTGCAGGTTTGCCTATTACTGAAGTGTTATCGCGTCGCATTGGGTTAGATCCGGCTCTCGTTCTCAACCTGTTTCTGCCGATTCTCATCTTTGAAGCCGCGATTAATACCGATATTAGTCGTCTTCGCAGCACCTTTAAGCCGATTGCCCTGCTTGCCGGTCCCGGCTCGATTTTGTCCTCCGGTATCATTGCGGCTCTGGTGAAATACGGGTTAGGACTGGACTGGATTCCGGCAGTGCTAATTGGCATTATTCTGGCAAACACGGATACGGTTTCGATGATCGCCGTCTTCAAAGAAATCCGTGTGCCTTCCCGGCTGTCTACCATTGTAGAAGGAGAAACCCTGTTCAATGATGCCGCTGCCCTGGTTTCCTTTAACCTAATTCTGGTTATCTATGCGACAGGTTCTTTGACAGTCGTACAGGGGATTCGAGAACTGCTACTCGTCTCCGTGGGTGGGGCAGTAGTGGGAGCCGTCTTGGGCTACTTAAGTCTGCCTCTTTTTGTGCGATTGGATGATTCCCTCAGCAGTCTCCTGCTGACCGTTGCCTTAGCGTTAGGAACCTTTCAGATTGGGCAATTCCTAGGCGTATCAGGTGCGGTATCGGTCGTGATTGCGGGACTCATTTTTGGCAACTTGGGGCTGCCGCGCAGTTCTTCTGCTTCCGATCGCATGACGCTGCTGAGCTTCTGGGAATATGCAGGATTTGGTGTGAATACGTTTATTTTTCTGCTGATTGGCATCGAGATTAATCCACTGACGCTGTGGAGAATCCTGCCTTCTATTTTATTTGTGATTCTGGCATATCAAATCGGACGCATTCTCTCCGTCTATTTGCTGCTGGCGGGACTGCGATGGTTCGATCGCCCGATTCCAACTCGCTGGCAGCACGTTCTAGTGTTAGGGAATATTAAAGGCTCGCTTTCAATGGCACTCGCAGTCGCAATTCCGCTGACTTTGACCGGACGGGATTTGATTATTGAACTCGTATTTGGTTCAGTTTTATTCTCGCTAGTGATTCAGGGATTAGCGTTACCCTGGCTGATCAAACGCCTCAACATTGGTCACGGCTCCCAGAGAATGCAGGAAGCTGGCAAGTTGCAGATTCAGCTCATTGCGGCGAAAGCGGCTCAGGATGAACTGGATAGTTTGCTGAAATCTGGCGTATTGCCCAAGGCGGTCTACGAGGAACTGTGGGCATCTTATCAGGCAAAAGTGGCGGAGTCTGAACGCACCCTGCGGGACTTTTACAATCAATATCGGGCAAATCAAACAGGAAGCGGTCGCCCTGGGTTAGATGCAATTCGCCGCCGACTGCTGCTTGCCGAAAAAGGAGCCGTGAATGATGCCCTCCGCAAACGCATTGTCCCAGAGGATTTAGTGCAGCCCTATGTCAAAGAGTTGGATGAGAAACTTCTAACGTTGGAAGACGACTAG
- a CDS encoding DUF4278 domain-containing protein, with translation MLNLKYRGTTYSYKSAQPIADAVPVTLSYRGVHYQPTNQPAPASAVLLKYRSTSYKLGQSGQPTEAIVPQTVSRRDKVAGIHQQSLLKNVQRRIEVAQKRGDDRLLALLLAEREQLAS, from the coding sequence ATGTTGAATCTGAAATATCGTGGGACGACTTATTCCTACAAATCCGCTCAACCGATCGCAGATGCAGTTCCGGTTACTCTGAGCTATCGGGGTGTTCACTATCAGCCAACTAATCAACCTGCTCCTGCATCAGCCGTGCTATTGAAGTATCGGAGTACGTCCTACAAACTAGGACAGAGCGGACAGCCCACTGAAGCGATCGTCCCTCAAACAGTGTCTCGTCGAGATAAAGTGGCGGGCATCCACCAGCAAAGCCTGCTAAAGAACGTGCAGCGTCGCATTGAAGTTGCTCAGAAACGAGGCGACGATCGTCTGCTTGCCCTGCTGCTTGCCGAACGCGAACAGCTTGCTTCCTAA
- a CDS encoding ABC transporter ATP-binding protein has protein sequence MLSGEQLSFRYSKQHPWIVRNFDLTIAPGEVVGLMGPSGFGKTTIAKLLSGYLVPTQGAVRIDDRPLPQRGYAPVQLIFQNPELAVNPRWKIRKILEEGQFPATDLQRTLGIHQNWLDRYPHELSGGELQRIAVARVLNRATRYLIADEMTAMLDANTQALIWQAVLRYAQTHNVGVLVVSHELPLMKRLCKRIVDLTH, from the coding sequence ATGCTGAGCGGTGAGCAGCTTTCGTTTCGTTACAGTAAGCAACACCCGTGGATTGTGCGTAACTTTGATCTGACGATCGCTCCCGGAGAAGTCGTCGGACTAATGGGACCCTCAGGCTTCGGCAAAACCACGATTGCCAAATTGCTGTCCGGCTACTTAGTGCCCACCCAGGGAGCTGTCAGGATAGACGATCGCCCTTTGCCTCAGCGCGGCTATGCGCCAGTTCAACTCATTTTTCAAAACCCGGAACTTGCCGTCAATCCCCGGTGGAAGATTCGCAAGATTCTAGAGGAAGGACAGTTTCCTGCGACGGATTTGCAGCGAACCTTGGGGATTCACCAGAACTGGCTCGATCGCTATCCGCACGAGTTGAGTGGCGGCGAGCTTCAGCGTATTGCAGTGGCGCGAGTTCTGAACCGAGCAACGCGCTACTTGATTGCAGACGAAATGACAGCAATGCTGGATGCGAATACGCAGGCTTTAATCTGGCAAGCCGTTCTCCGCTACGCTCAAACTCACAATGTAGGTGTACTGGTTGTAAGCCACGAGTTGCCGCTGATGAAACGCCTGTGCAAGCGAATTGTTGATTTGACGCATTGA
- a CDS encoding ABC transporter ATP-binding protein, with translation MLSVKNLSVTFTMYDQGLAQKQVTPITELDLDVQAGEVMAIVGASGSGKSLLAHAVLGILPSNASTSGEMLFQGEQLTPDRCATLRGKTIALIPQSIGYLDPLMQVGTQVQRVAQLGGLSKQAAGRKVDATFSRYGLAPIVKQHYPFQVSGGMARRVLVSTAVVSQASLVIADEPTPGLHPDAVKETLNHLRELANEGKGVILITHDIEAALQVADRVAVFYAGTTVEIAAAKDFPQGTIRHPYTQALWRSLPQNDFIPVPGSQPSPDDLPSGCLFADRCPWVTEACLGERPPFRLVRGAPVRCIHAEEHSLKLNEKRMLNLNECRNEHMNEHGEESC, from the coding sequence ATGCTGTCGGTTAAAAATCTCAGCGTCACCTTTACGATGTACGACCAGGGGTTAGCTCAAAAGCAAGTTACCCCCATTACTGAACTGGATCTCGACGTGCAGGCTGGGGAAGTGATGGCGATCGTGGGAGCAAGCGGCTCCGGGAAAAGTTTGCTGGCTCATGCTGTGCTGGGAATTCTGCCCTCGAATGCCAGCACGAGCGGCGAAATGCTCTTCCAGGGAGAGCAACTCACCCCCGATCGCTGTGCAACGCTACGGGGCAAAACCATTGCCCTGATTCCGCAGTCGATCGGCTATCTCGATCCGCTGATGCAGGTAGGCACTCAGGTTCAGCGGGTCGCTCAACTGGGTGGTTTGTCTAAACAGGCGGCAGGTCGAAAAGTCGATGCCACGTTCAGCCGCTACGGGCTGGCTCCGATCGTGAAGCAACACTATCCGTTTCAGGTTTCTGGCGGCATGGCGCGACGGGTGCTGGTGTCTACTGCCGTTGTCAGTCAGGCAAGTTTGGTCATTGCCGATGAACCCACGCCCGGACTACACCCGGATGCGGTGAAGGAAACGCTGAATCACCTGCGTGAACTGGCGAACGAAGGCAAGGGAGTTATTCTGATTACCCACGATATCGAAGCTGCCCTGCAAGTTGCCGATCGCGTTGCGGTCTTTTACGCCGGAACCACGGTTGAAATCGCCGCTGCTAAGGACTTTCCTCAAGGCACCATCCGCCATCCCTATACCCAGGCACTCTGGCGATCGCTGCCCCAAAATGACTTTATCCCGGTTCCTGGCAGTCAGCCCAGTCCCGATGATTTGCCGTCCGGCTGTCTCTTTGCCGATCGCTGCCCGTGGGTGACAGAAGCCTGTCTGGGGGAGCGTCCCCCGTTTCGATTGGTGCGCGGTGCGCCCGTGCGGTGTATTCACGCAGAGGAGCATTCGCTGAAACTGAACGAGAAACGGATGCTGAACCTGAATGAGTGCAGAAATGAGCACATGAATGAGCATGGAGAGGAATCATGCTGA
- a CDS encoding ABC transporter permease: MASPTLPRAKSRSSFRLNRRQRTLLIIALCALFLAAIVLSSWILGDTGLNPALSQRNQPPSLAHPFGTDPLGRDMLMRSLHGMSLSVRVGLLAASFSAIIGTALGLISGTLGGKVDAVITWIIDVFFSLPHLVLLIMIAFAMGGGTLGVIVAVALTHWTALARVIRAETLQVNSSNYVQISQKLGRSPFWIARHHILPHVIPQLLVGLILLFPHAILHEAALSFIGIGLSPHLPAIGIILAESMRHLSTGYWWLGVMPGLLLLITVKAFDTLGENMRALIDPKTSQG; this comes from the coding sequence ATGGCTTCTCCGACCCTACCTCGCGCAAAATCCCGATCGTCTTTTCGCTTAAATCGGCGTCAAAGAACGCTGCTGATCATCGCTCTGTGTGCTTTGTTCTTGGCGGCGATCGTTCTGAGTAGCTGGATATTAGGCGACACGGGGTTAAACCCTGCCTTGTCGCAGCGCAATCAGCCGCCTTCGCTGGCGCATCCGTTTGGCACTGATCCGCTGGGGCGGGATATGCTGATGCGATCGCTGCATGGAATGTCGCTGAGTGTGCGAGTGGGACTGCTGGCAGCAAGCTTTAGTGCAATCATTGGCACAGCACTGGGACTCATTTCCGGAACGCTGGGCGGCAAAGTCGATGCGGTAATCACCTGGATTATTGATGTCTTTTTCAGCCTGCCTCATCTGGTGCTGCTGATCATGATTGCCTTTGCGATGGGAGGCGGTACGCTGGGTGTGATCGTTGCCGTCGCATTAACGCACTGGACTGCTCTTGCCAGGGTGATTCGCGCCGAAACTTTGCAGGTGAACAGTTCTAACTATGTGCAAATTTCGCAGAAGTTAGGACGATCGCCCTTCTGGATTGCCCGCCACCACATTTTGCCCCATGTGATTCCGCAGCTTTTGGTCGGGTTGATCCTGCTGTTTCCCCATGCGATTCTGCATGAAGCCGCCCTGTCGTTTATTGGGATTGGTTTGTCGCCCCACTTACCCGCAATTGGCATTATTCTGGCAGAGTCGATGCGCCATCTTTCCACGGGTTACTGGTGGCTGGGCGTGATGCCAGGGCTGTTGCTGCTGATAACAGTCAAAGCATTTGATACGTTAGGGGAAAATATGCGGGCGTTGATTGATCCAAAAACAAGTCAGGGATAA
- a CDS encoding ABC transporter permease gives MPVDMPIKGIASFTVRKLIRLLLLLVAVSIFSFVLVSLSPVDPINAYVGADMLQISPEQRELIAQRWGLDEPMTTRFFLWLRQLASGNLGMSMIFNQPVSTVIADRFQASLQMLAIAWLLSGVLGLAMGILAGAKEGSWIDRMIRFYAYTLASSPTFWVALLLLIVFAVTLKVAPICCATPPGVLAQDVTPWQRLHHILLPAVTLSIIGVANITLHTRQKLIEVLNSDYVLFARAQGESLAGIVRHHGLRNVILPAITLQFASLSELFGGSVLAEQVFAYPGLGKATVDAALRSDVPLLVGIVFFSALFVYTGNTIADLTYQIVDPRIRLR, from the coding sequence ATGCCAGTAGATATGCCCATCAAAGGAATTGCTTCATTTACCGTCCGCAAACTGATTCGGCTTTTGCTGCTCCTGGTTGCCGTCTCGATATTCAGCTTTGTGCTGGTCAGTCTGTCCCCGGTTGATCCGATCAACGCTTATGTGGGAGCCGACATGCTGCAAATTAGCCCGGAGCAGCGGGAGCTAATCGCCCAGCGATGGGGACTGGATGAACCGATGACCACGCGCTTTTTCCTGTGGCTGCGACAGTTGGCAAGCGGCAATTTGGGAATGTCGATGATCTTCAATCAGCCCGTTTCGACGGTGATTGCCGATCGGTTTCAGGCATCCCTGCAAATGCTGGCGATCGCGTGGCTGCTGTCCGGTGTACTGGGTTTAGCAATGGGAATTCTGGCAGGCGCAAAAGAGGGATCGTGGATCGATCGCATGATTCGCTTTTATGCGTACACGCTGGCATCCTCACCGACGTTCTGGGTAGCGTTGCTGCTGCTGATCGTGTTTGCGGTCACGCTTAAGGTTGCGCCGATTTGCTGTGCGACTCCGCCGGGTGTTCTCGCGCAGGATGTGACTCCGTGGCAAAGGCTTCATCATATTCTGCTGCCTGCCGTTACCCTCAGCATCATCGGCGTTGCTAACATTACGCTGCACACCCGTCAAAAGTTAATTGAAGTCCTTAACAGCGACTATGTTCTGTTTGCTCGCGCTCAAGGCGAAAGCTTGGCAGGCATTGTGCGTCATCACGGACTGCGAAACGTAATTCTCCCCGCTATCACCCTTCAGTTTGCCTCACTCAGCGAACTGTTTGGCGGCTCCGTTCTGGCAGAACAGGTTTTCGCGTATCCGGGCTTAGGCAAAGCAACGGTCGATGCTGCACTGCGAAGCGATGTGCCGCTGTTAGTGGGAATTGTCTTTTTTAGCGCGCTGTTTGTCTATACCGGAAATACGATCGCTGATCTCACCTATCAAATTGTTGATCCGAGAATTCGTCTTCGCTAA
- a CDS encoding ABC transporter substrate-binding protein, whose protein sequence is MQALSACSPASQQAQQSSPQNTSTASQNTQQPSSQQIVLAIGGESEEGYDPTLGWGRYGSPLFQSTLLRRDADLKLINDLATGYNISPDRKVWTVNIRSDAKFSDGKPVTAEDVAYTFTEAQKSGGLTDVTVLDKAVVVDNDTVELHLKQPQSTFVNRLVTLGIVPKHAHNNDYARNPIGSGPYKLVQWDEGQQLIVEANPDYYGTPPAIKRLVFLFVEEDAAFAAAKAGQVQVAAVPQSLAKQQIDSMKLYDVQSVDNRGLMFPYPRSNVKKTPDGKPVGNDVTADQAIRQAINVAIDRQALVDGVLEGYGSPAYGPVSGLAWEQPDAKIQDANPEQAKQILAEGGWRDSNGDGVVEKNGLPAEFTLLYPASDSIRQALALSVAEMIKPIGIRINVEGKSWDDLTPLVHSNAMLFGWGSHDQTEMYNLYYSKSAKGDFYNAGYYANNAIDKTLDLAMGAPSEEEAIAFWKAAQWDGKEGFTAKGDAAWAWLVNLDHTYFVNQCLDIGKPQVEPHGHGWPITANIDSWKWTCQ, encoded by the coding sequence GTGCAAGCTCTCTCTGCCTGCTCTCCCGCATCTCAGCAGGCTCAGCAATCCTCGCCGCAAAATACATCCACTGCATCCCAGAATACTCAGCAGCCTTCCTCGCAACAGATCGTTCTGGCGATCGGTGGTGAAAGCGAAGAGGGCTACGATCCGACGCTGGGCTGGGGACGCTACGGCTCACCTTTGTTTCAAAGCACGCTGCTTCGACGCGACGCGGATCTGAAGCTGATCAACGATCTCGCGACGGGCTACAACATCAGTCCCGATCGCAAAGTTTGGACGGTCAATATCCGCAGCGATGCGAAGTTTTCAGACGGTAAACCTGTCACCGCAGAGGATGTTGCTTACACCTTTACCGAAGCGCAAAAGAGCGGCGGACTCACCGATGTCACCGTTCTGGATAAGGCAGTGGTCGTCGATAACGATACGGTCGAACTGCACCTGAAGCAGCCCCAAAGTACCTTTGTGAATCGATTAGTGACGCTGGGAATTGTGCCGAAACACGCTCATAACAATGACTACGCCCGCAATCCGATCGGTTCTGGTCCCTATAAGCTGGTGCAGTGGGATGAAGGTCAGCAGTTGATTGTTGAGGCAAATCCTGATTACTACGGCACCCCTCCTGCGATCAAGCGACTGGTGTTTCTATTTGTGGAAGAAGATGCCGCATTTGCAGCCGCCAAAGCAGGACAGGTACAGGTCGCAGCCGTGCCCCAATCGCTTGCGAAGCAGCAGATCGACAGCATGAAGCTGTATGACGTGCAGAGCGTGGATAATCGCGGCTTGATGTTTCCCTATCCGCGCAGCAACGTTAAAAAAACGCCGGACGGGAAGCCCGTGGGGAATGATGTCACGGCAGATCAGGCAATTCGACAGGCGATTAATGTCGCGATCGATCGTCAGGCATTAGTGGATGGTGTCCTCGAAGGCTATGGTTCGCCTGCCTATGGTCCCGTGAGCGGATTGGCGTGGGAACAGCCGGATGCCAAGATTCAGGATGCGAACCCGGAGCAGGCAAAGCAAATTCTAGCTGAAGGCGGCTGGCGTGACAGCAATGGTGATGGGGTCGTTGAGAAAAATGGTTTACCCGCAGAATTTACGCTGCTATACCCTGCCAGTGACAGCATTCGTCAGGCACTTGCCCTTTCCGTTGCTGAGATGATTAAACCGATCGGCATTCGGATCAATGTCGAAGGTAAAAGCTGGGACGACCTTACGCCGCTTGTACACAGTAATGCAATGCTGTTTGGCTGGGGCAGCCACGACCAGACGGAAATGTACAACCTCTACTACAGCAAATCTGCCAAAGGTGATTTTTACAATGCAGGCTACTACGCCAATAATGCGATCGACAAAACCCTCGATTTAGCGATGGGCGCACCTAGCGAGGAAGAAGCGATCGCCTTTTGGAAAGCGGCGCAGTGGGATGGCAAAGAAGGCTTTACGGCAAAGGGAGATGCTGCCTGGGCATGGCTGGTGAACCTGGATCACACCTATTTTGTGAATCAATGTTTGGACATTGGCAAGCCGCAGGTTGAACCCCACGGACACGGCTGGCCCATTACTGCCAACATCGATTCGTGGAAGTGGACATGCCAGTAG
- a CDS encoding precorrin-8X methylmutase, with the protein MAEPALTIKELTEAVGGGITPRMVRHYHTLGLMPPAERSEGNYRLYSSQDVQRLRQIVALKQQGFQLSHIQQLLGHRSTTVLEETLVSQLQQQYQTVIQQLAKLRHTASALENVLGRDQHCQIIQAEALAQLKQLEVETQNGEASLTRLWEMLDTQIGAHPEEFSESLQCLLPDLSDPSLTAARSGRNEIEAHLLSQLVLACGDVSLVPFVRLSRGAIAAARDALKAGCTVVGDVPMVSAAFDQTRLAHLNCPIETLIADPHISSVTEAEQIFWQQHQWREKLQQIKAGSILAIGYAPSVLMSVCTLIEQGLIQPALVIAMPIGFSHAPAAKRRLMRLSTRETAKQLTIPYITPYITIEGASGGGILAAIALNALVESLLEKPDCHCYLTQAK; encoded by the coding sequence ATGGCTGAACCAGCACTTACGATCAAGGAACTGACCGAAGCCGTTGGTGGTGGCATTACACCCCGCATGGTGCGGCACTATCACACCTTAGGGTTGATGCCTCCGGCTGAGCGGTCTGAGGGCAACTATCGGCTTTATTCATCTCAGGATGTGCAGCGATTGCGGCAGATTGTGGCACTGAAGCAGCAGGGGTTTCAGTTATCCCACATTCAGCAGTTGCTGGGGCATCGCTCTACCACCGTTTTAGAAGAAACACTGGTTAGCCAACTACAACAGCAGTATCAAACCGTGATCCAGCAGCTTGCCAAACTGCGCCATACCGCTTCCGCGCTGGAGAACGTGCTGGGACGCGACCAGCATTGCCAGATTATTCAGGCAGAGGCACTGGCACAGCTTAAGCAGCTAGAGGTTGAAACTCAAAATGGGGAAGCATCGCTGACCAGACTCTGGGAAATGCTGGATACCCAGATCGGTGCCCACCCGGAGGAGTTTTCCGAGTCTCTGCAATGTCTTTTGCCGGACTTGAGCGATCCGTCTTTGACGGCTGCGCGAAGCGGTCGCAACGAGATTGAGGCACACCTTCTTTCCCAACTAGTGCTTGCTTGTGGAGATGTAAGCCTGGTGCCGTTTGTGCGATTGAGCCGAGGCGCAATTGCCGCTGCTCGTGATGCCCTCAAAGCAGGCTGTACCGTGGTGGGTGATGTTCCAATGGTCAGTGCAGCCTTTGACCAGACTAGGCTAGCGCATCTGAATTGCCCGATCGAAACTCTGATTGCCGATCCCCATATCAGCAGCGTTACCGAAGCGGAGCAGATATTCTGGCAGCAGCACCAGTGGCGGGAAAAGCTTCAGCAGATTAAAGCAGGCAGTATTTTGGCGATCGGCTACGCGCCGTCGGTGCTGATGTCAGTTTGCACGCTGATTGAACAGGGATTGATTCAGCCTGCCCTGGTAATTGCAATGCCGATCGGCTTTAGCCATGCGCCTGCGGCAAAACGTCGATTAATGCGACTCTCCACCAGAGAAACGGCAAAGCAACTCACCATTCCTTACATCACGCCTTACATTACGATCGAAGGAGCTTCTGGCGGCGGCATACTGGCGGCGATTGCCCTGAATGCCCTCGTTGAGTCGCTGCTGGAGAAGCCGGACTGCCACTGCTATCTGACTCAGGCAAAATAG